The Vulpes vulpes isolate BD-2025 chromosome 1, VulVul3, whole genome shotgun sequence genome contains the following window.
ACACATGGGGCTCAAAGTCCgaccccaagatcgagagtccCACGCcctgccaactgagccagtccCGAACCTTTAGCCATTCGTTTTTCAGCACACTTCCAGAGGCCTCCGTGATGCCAGACTGTGGGGTAAGAGAGGACTCAGTCCCGTCCTTGCCTCAGGGAGACCAGCGCAAGGGCCACAACTCACGGGGACAGGGCCCTCATAGCTCCCAGGGAGGGGCCCAGTCTGCACACATGTTCAGAGTCAGCCTTTAACAACCACGTGACCTGAAGAGCTGTGGTGATGGCAGCTGCATTCACCTAGAGGCCTTCCCTGCACCACACCCCACATGACCCGGTGTCTTTTCTGCACATCAGATGGAAGAGAAACTGGAATCTGTATAttggtttcctggggctgccaaaAGGAAATAGTAAAAACTGGTTGGcgtaggggcacctcggtggctcagtcagttaattaagcgtctgcccttggctcaggttatggtcttagagtcctgggatcgagccccgcgtcagtCTCactactcaacagggagtctgcttctcccacttcctctgcctcACCCCCTACTTCTGTGTGTGGGTGCGCTTGCACACTCActcaaatagataagtaaaatcttaaaaagcaaaacaaaactggttGGCTTAGAACCACAGAAAGAGgaatccctgggcagctcagccgtttgccacctgccttcagcccagggcgtggtcctggagacccgggattgagtcccacattgggctcccagcgtggagcctgcttctccctctgcctttgtctctgcttctctctctctctctctgtgtctctcatgaataaataaataaaatcttaaaaaaaaaccacacacacagaaaggtaGTGACTCACAGTTTAATGTGgaggagtccaggatcaaggtgtGGGTAGGGCCATGTTCCCTCTGGAACCCGTAGGGGAGGCTCTTTGTCTCTTCCAGCCTCTGATGTCCCTAAATGATCCTTGGCTTGTGGTAGTGTTGCTCCAATATCCACATGGCATTCACCTTGTGTCTCTACATTGTCTTCCTTCTGAGCATGTCTGCTTCTGTATCCAAATGTCCACATTGGATTTTGATCACAAGGACACGGGTCATGTTGAATTAGGGCCGACCCTGTGACCTCTGTAGTCCCCTCACTTCTGTAAAtatcccatttccaaataagatcacgttctggtactgggagttaggacttcaacatttCTTGGGGAGCAGGGCACAATTCAACCCATGACAAGGGGAGGATGGAGGAGGCCCCCATATTGAGCTGGGAGGGTGGGACAAGGCCAGGCTGGCTTTAAACATGGAACAGCCCAAAGGAAAGGTGCACAGGGATGGGGACACGGGATGAGATCCTAGGCCAGGTGTCCTGGGCTCTTCCCTGTTCTGTGTTCTGGCAGGACTGCTGGCCAGAGGGCCTCCATCAGGAGAAGACAAACAGCCCTCATCCGCATTCACTAGGCCTGGTGCTGAGTCAGCACTGGGGATAGAACAGGAAGCTCAACAGGGTCCCTGTGCCCCAGTGCAAAGtggagtgtggggaggagggtgacACAGGTGCAGGCTCTCCAGGTgtgtgctggggctgggaggtggcAGCCCTGGGTGCCACGGGGAACCCTGGGGCTGATAGTCTCACCCCTTGCAGGTTCATGGGCGGGGGTGGTGAGAGTTGTAGCCTCATCGCGGAAGGCCTCAGCACGGCCCTGCAGCTCTTCGATGACTTCAAGAAGATGCGGGAGCAGATGTGAGTGTGCCCAGCACGTGGGGCCCCTAGGTGTCTCCTTCCACCTGGCTTTGTTTGTCACAGGACTCCACCCATGCCTCACACCAGGTGGGGGGCCGGTGGGCTGAGTGCTGAGCGCTCTGGGCAGGAGGCAAGAGGTGTCCCCTGGCCAATGCCTGGTCTTGGTGTCCTCACTGGGAAGAGGAGCCTTGCTCTGGGTCTGCCACCTGCTTCCCCCATCTGCTAGGGAAGCCAGAGGGAGTCAGGAACCTCTCGGGGTCTCGGTGTTCTCGGCTGTAAAATGGGGCTGGTACTCCCAACTTCCTGTGGGGTGGACCATTTGCaccctgctggggctggggctgggtctgTCCCTTCTCGGGGCCCCTGTTGTTACCGGCTCCACGTCTTTCCTTCTCCCTGGCAGCGGCCAGACACACCGCGTCTGCCTCCTCATCTGTAACTCGCCCCCGTACCTGCTCCCTGCCGTCGAGAGCACCACATACTCTGGGTACACCACTGAGAGCCTCGTGCAGAAGATAGGTGAGGTGAGGACTCCTGAGCCTGAGCAAGGGGCTAGGGCTCGACTCCCAGATCTCAGGGAAGAGGGGGCTGGGGCCCGGACTCCTGACTTGGGGgctgctctgcccccaccctcaccgCTTATCTCTCCTCCTACAGCAAGGGATCCACTTCTCCATTGTGTCTCCCCGGAAGCTGCCTGCCCTGAGGCTTCTGTTCGAGAAGGCAGCTCCACCGGCCTTGCTGGAGCCACTGCAGCCACCAACAGATGTGAGCCAGGATCCCCGGCACATGGTGCTGGTGCGGGGGCTTGTGCTGCCAGGTGAGGCCTGAGTACCAGCAGTGGAGTGAAGAGGAGAGGGGCAGGCCCCCTCAACTCTCTCTGACTTggttttttctcccctttctcaaACCCCTTCATGGGGGGCTTGGTTGTTCATGCTTCACTCTCAGTTGGGGGTggctcagccccaggccccctgcaGCCAAAGCAGCCGGtccccctgcctccagctccaccCTCGGGTGCCTCGCTCTCAGCAGCgccccagcagcctctgcccccCGTCCCTCAGCAGTACCAGGTATGGATGTTGCCAGAAAGGGAATGTGTTCCTGGGGCCTTGTGGGATCCCTTGCCTCTTGGGGAGACCTAGCTGGATGCTGGGGCCTGTAGGGTGACAGGACTCTCCGCTGGGACGCTAGGATGGGTGGACTCTTGGGGCCAAGGAATCACATCCCTGTGGAGTGATTGATGGGAATCCTCCTTCTGTGGTGTCACAACTGGGGTAGCTGTGCCTAGTTGGGAGGGGGCATGGTGGCATGATCCCACGGGACACCTTGACTGGGGTGTGTGGTCCTCATTGCCTTCCACTCTCAGGTCCCTGGGAACCTGAGTGCAGCTCAAGTGGCTGCCCAGAATGCAGTGGAAGCCGCCAAGAACCAGAAGGCTGGGCTGGGCCCGCGCTGTGAGTCCTGAGGCGGGAATCTGGGGTGGCCTGGGGTTGTCCAGACCTCTCTGCACATTTGTCCCCACATCTTCTCTTGGTCTTTCCCACAGTCTCACCCATTAACCCTCTCCAACAAGCTGCTCCAGGAGTGGGTCCCCCCTTCAGCCAGGCACCGGCCCCACCACTACCCCCGGGGCCCCCTGGCGCCCCCAAGCCACCCCCTGCTTCCCAGCCCAGCCTGGTCTCCACTGTGGCtcctggcccaggcctggccccccCTGCACAACCTGGGGCCCCATCCATGGTAGGTGTTTGCATGTCTGCCCCACTGCCCTACTCATTCCACCTGCTAACAGAGCAGAGGCCAAGCAATTTGTCTTCCTGAGGAGGGTATAAGGGTACATGAGTCTTGTTCTGGTTCCTCAGGGGTTTCTGGGGCTTGTACCATGGACAACTGAGACTAGAGGGTCTGAAGATGGAATTGTGGGGCTTTGGCTTCTGGTGGGTTAGAACTGTTCAGAGGTGTCCCAAGGGATCCTGGGAGTCAGGGCATCCATAGGtcttcagagtcctgggatcctaCAGAGTCAGAGCATTTACAGTCTGAGGGACCATTGAGTGGTGTTGAAGGCGCCTGtactctgctcctcctgcttgtctGTCTCTCTCGGGTCACCCCTCCCAGGAGATGGTCTGACCCTGCTCCATTGCTCTCCTTGCTCCCCTCTGGCAGGCGGGCACGGTGGCCCCAGGTGGGGTGAGTGGCCCTGCCCCGGCGCAGCTGGGGGCCCCGGCCCTTGGGGGGCAGCAGTCAGTGTCCAACAAACTCCTGGCCTGGAGCGGGGTCCTCGAATGGCAGGAGGTGAGTAGCTTGAGGATCCCTATGGATGTCATGGCCTGTTAGGACTGGGGACTAGGCCAGGGTCCCTGTGGGGCCGTGGCTGGCCCTGTGGTCCTGAGTAAAGTCTCAAGGAAGCCTTAAATTGGCAACTAGGGAGCTAGTAAGAACTGGGTTGCAAGTGAAGAATGGAAAAGTCTCAGGTTTCAAGGTGTGATGGGGGTTCAGGGGATCGTGGCTGATCTAAAAGAGGGGCCCAGGACTTGTGGGACTAAAGCTAAGGGAGGTCCTGAGCTCCGGGCTCCCAGGGTTGGGTGGGAGAAGTGGAGGAGACTGGGCTTTGGGGCCCTCTCTGCCATGACACACGCTGCCTTTCCACTTAGAAGCCCAAACCTGCCTCCGTGGACGCCAACACCAAGCTGACGCGATCGCTGCCTTGCCAGGTCTATGTGAATCACGGCGAGAACTTGTAGGTGACTGTAGGGCTGGGGGCTGGTTGGACCTGGGCTTGCCTCTACCTGACTCCCTCCCATCCTGGCCCCCAGGAAGACTGAGCAGTGGCCTCAGAAGCTGATCATGCAGCTCATCCCACAGCAGTTGCTGGTGAGTGGCTCCCGGGAGCATTGCCCACCCCTGCTGGCTGGCTGGTCCCATTCTCTTCCCTTGTCCCTTCCTTGCCTGCCTTCCCCCCTCAGCATGCTGGCCGGCCCGTGtgggcctgtgtctctcccccagACCACCCTGGGCCCTTTGTTCCGGAACTCAAGGATGGTGCAATTCCATTTCACCAACAAGGACCTGGAGTCCCTGAAAGGCCTCTATCGCATCATGGGCAATGGCTTTGTGAGTCTGGGGCTGGGCGGGGGTTGGGCAGGAGCTGGGCACCTGCAGGGCTTCTAGAACCAAGATGGCAGGAGGGATGGAGTgctcccttctcctccttcccttccccttcttccccctgcccttcttcctcctctatcCTCCTtctattcctcctcctcctcttcttcctcctcctgctcctcaggGCTGACTGGTACGTGTCCTCTCCCAGGCTGGCTGTGTGCACTTCCCCCACACGGCCCCCTGTGAGGTACGTGTGCTCATGCTCCTGTACTCGTCCAAGAAGAAGATTTTCATGGGCCTCATCCCCTATGACCAGAGCGGCTTCGTCAATGGCATCCGGCAGGTCATCACCAACCACAAGCAAGTCCAGCAGCAGAAGTTGGAGCAGCAGCGCGGGGTGAGCAAGCGGGCCCCCctccctccaacacccacccctGCCTACCTGGGTGGGCTTGTGGCCAGACCCCTGGCATCCCTCCTGGGCTCCCCTGCTGGCGCTTACTGTTCTCCAGCCATGTGGCCACCCGAGTTCAGTCCCTTCCCCACGTTTTCCTGTGATCTTTGTACCCTTTCAGGGTTTCCATCGTCTCTCAGACATGGCCCCCTCTTGGGGACTTGGGAGAATAAGGTTTACTTTGCAGACCATCCACCCCCAAAGAATGTTCCTAGCTCCTAACAGGTTCCCCTACGGGTTTCAGAAGGCTCCCTGATCCCCCAAACACAggaccccccactcccacccccagtcACTGACCTGCTCCCTGTCCCACACAGATGGGGGCACAGCAGGCACCCCCTGGGCTGGGCCCCATTCTGGAGGACCAGGCGAGACCCTCACAGAATCTGGTGAGGAGAGGGCTGGTGGGGTCAGGGCCAGGGCGGGGGAGACCCCAAAGGACACTGTCATTTTGAACTGATCTCAGAGGCCAAGAAGTGTGGGGAATCTGCCTCGTCCCTCATCCTCATCTCTTCCCACCAGCTCCAGCTCCGCCCACCACAGCCCCAACCTCAGGGCACTGTGGGGGCCTCTGCGGCCTCAGGACAGCCCCAGCCCCAAGGGGCTGCCCaggcccccccaggtgccccccaaggtCCTCCTGGAGCAGCCCCTGGCCCCCCCCCTCCTGGACCCATCCTTCGGCCTCAGAACCCTGGGGCCAACCCCCAACTGCGGAGTCTCCTCCTCAACCCACCTCCGGtgagatttgggggtggggggcagatgggAGCCATGGGGCTGGCCCTGAGGTTCTGGTTGTTTTGTTCGGGAGGAAGGAGGTTGGCTTTGATGAGAGGGTGTGAATAGGGCCCCACCAAGGGCTCCAGGCAGACCGgctcctctgtgtctgtcttacATGGGTTTCTGCTAAGATACCTTTAAAGaaagacccccaccccccaccccctgcccaaccACTGGATGAGATGTTCTCTGAGCACCTTCTGTGCTAGAGGCTgcttggtggggtgggggctctcTACTGGGGGCCTCTGAGCCACTTTCTTTGTTCTCTCAGCCTCAGACTGGGGTGCCCCCACCCCAAGcttccctccaccacctccagccACCAGGGGCTCCAGCACTGTTGCCACCACACCAGGGCCTGGGGCAACCCCAGCTGGGGCCCCCCCTCCTGCACCCACCACCTGCCCAGTCCTGGCCCACACAGCTTCCCCCGAGAGCTCCGCTGCCAGGTAAGGAGTTccccggggagggcagaggtCTGGACTGAGTGTCCCAACAGCCCCTGGGCTAGAGCCTCAAGACTGAGGGCTCCTGGGAAGTGAAGTCCTGGATTCAAGAATGGAAGCTGCTCCCCGCCCCCTTCTTGGGAGGCTCTGAGGGCTATTGGAAAAATACAGCCCAGGGGGTCAAGATCTAGTAGGGCAAGAGCTCTTTTTGTGATTCCATTCCTGTGTGTCCCCGGGGTTGATGGGAAACCTAGTCTTAGGGCCAGAGAAGTAGTGTGGGGGGTGGGCTCCTAAAGGCTCATGGGAATCAGCACATTTGCGACCAGACGGGGCCAGAAGGTGCCTCCGATGGATCCCCCTGGGGCTTCCTAGAAAAGTCATTACTTTGGGCTCCCAGAGGAAGAGGGCGGAAGCAGACCCAGGGCCCTCTAGGGCCCCAGGGACTAC
Protein-coding sequences here:
- the MED25 gene encoding mediator of RNA polymerase II transcription subunit 25 isoform X3, with amino-acid sequence MEIEPARPVCPAQTWPRARRAAALRRPAPGDAQRRRTSALSTAAAAAAAVAAVAAAARGMVPGSEGPARAGGLVADVVFVIEGTANLGPYFEGLRKHYLLPAIEYFNGGPPAETDFGGDYGGTQYSLVVFNTVDCAPESYVQCHAPTSSAYEFVTWLDGIKFMGGGGESCSLIAEGLSTALQLFDDFKKMREQIGQTHRVCLLICNSPPYLLPAVESTTYSGYTTESLVQKIGEQGIHFSIVSPRKLPALRLLFEKAAPPALLEPLQPPTDVSQDPRHMVLVRGLVLPVGGGSAPGPLQPKQPVPLPPAPPSGASLSAAPQQPLPPVPQQYQVPGNLSAAQVAAQNAVEAAKNQKAGLGPRFSPINPLQQAAPGVGPPFSQAPAPPLPPGPPGAPKPPPASQPSLVSTVAPGPGLAPPAQPGAPSMAGTVAPGGVSGPAPAQLGAPALGGQQSVSNKLLAWSGVLEWQEKPKPASVDANTKLTRSLPCQVYVNHGENLKTEQWPQKLIMQLIPQQLLTTLGPLFRNSRMVQFHFTNKDLESLKGLYRIMGNGFAGCVHFPHTAPCEVRVLMLLYSSKKKIFMGLIPYDQSGFVNGIRQVITNHKQVQQQKLEQQRGMGAQQAPPGLGPILEDQARPSQNLLQLRPPQPQPQGTVGASAASGQPQPQGAAQAPPGAPQGPPGAAPGPPPPGPILRPQNPGANPQLRSLLLNPPPPQTGVPPPQASLHHLQPPGAPALLPPHQGLGQPQLGPPLLHPPPAQSWPTQLPPRAPLPGQMLLSGGPRGPVPQPGLQPSVMEDDILMDLI
- the MED25 gene encoding mediator of RNA polymerase II transcription subunit 25 isoform X2; this translates as MEIEPARPVCPAQTWPRARRAAALRRPAPGDAQRRRTSALSTAAAAAAAVAAVAAAARGMVPGSEGPARAGGLVADVVFVIEGTANLGPYFEGLRKHYLLPAIEYFNGGPPAETDFGGDYGGTQYSLVVFNTVDCAPESYVQCHAPTSSAYEFVTWLDGIKFMGGGGESCSLIAEGLSTALQLFDDFKKMREQIGQTHRVCLLICNSPPYLLPAVESTTYSGYTTESLVQKIGEQGIHFSIVSPRKLPALRLLFEKAAPPALLEPLQPPTDVSQDPRHMVLVRGLVLPVGGGSAPGPLQPKQPVPLPPAPPSGASLSAAPQQPLPPVPQQYQVPGNLSAAQVAAQNAVEAAKNQKAGLGPRFSPINPLQQAAPGVGPPFSQAPAPPLPPGPPGAPKPPPASQPSLVSTVAPGPGLAPPAQPGAPSMAGTVAPGGVSGPAPAQLGAPALGGQQSVSNKLLAWSGVLEWQEKPKPASVDANTKLTRSLPCQVYVNHGENLKTEQWPQKLIMQLIPQQLLTTLGPLFRNSRMVQFHFTNKDLESLKGLYRIMGNGFAGCVHFPHTAPCEVRVLMLLYSSKKKIFMGLIPYDQSGFVNGIRQVITNHKQVQQQKLEQQRGLQLRPPQPQPQGTVGASAASGQPQPQGAAQAPPGAPQGPPGAAPGPPPPGPILRPQNPGANPQLRSLLLNPPPPQTGVPPPQASLHHLQPPGAPALLPPHQGLGQPQLGPPLLHPPPAQSWPTQLPPRAPLPVAKRKRDREGHVFREKWERAYFFVEVKSMPMCLICKKIVSVLKEYNLRRHYESKHSKSFDQYTEQMRDAILAELKKGLKCQ
- the MED25 gene encoding mediator of RNA polymerase II transcription subunit 25 isoform X1, whose translation is MEIEPARPVCPAQTWPRARRAAALRRPAPGDAQRRRTSALSTAAAAAAAVAAVAAAARGMVPGSEGPARAGGLVADVVFVIEGTANLGPYFEGLRKHYLLPAIEYFNGGPPAETDFGGDYGGTQYSLVVFNTVDCAPESYVQCHAPTSSAYEFVTWLDGIKFMGGGGESCSLIAEGLSTALQLFDDFKKMREQIGQTHRVCLLICNSPPYLLPAVESTTYSGYTTESLVQKIGEQGIHFSIVSPRKLPALRLLFEKAAPPALLEPLQPPTDVSQDPRHMVLVRGLVLPVGGGSAPGPLQPKQPVPLPPAPPSGASLSAAPQQPLPPVPQQYQVPGNLSAAQVAAQNAVEAAKNQKAGLGPRFSPINPLQQAAPGVGPPFSQAPAPPLPPGPPGAPKPPPASQPSLVSTVAPGPGLAPPAQPGAPSMAGTVAPGGVSGPAPAQLGAPALGGQQSVSNKLLAWSGVLEWQEKPKPASVDANTKLTRSLPCQVYVNHGENLKTEQWPQKLIMQLIPQQLLTTLGPLFRNSRMVQFHFTNKDLESLKGLYRIMGNGFAGCVHFPHTAPCEVRVLMLLYSSKKKIFMGLIPYDQSGFVNGIRQVITNHKQVQQQKLEQQRGMGAQQAPPGLGPILEDQARPSQNLLQLRPPQPQPQGTVGASAASGQPQPQGAAQAPPGAPQGPPGAAPGPPPPGPILRPQNPGANPQLRSLLLNPPPPQTGVPPPQASLHHLQPPGAPALLPPHQGLGQPQLGPPLLHPPPAQSWPTQLPPRAPLPVAKRKRDREGHVFREKWERAYFFVEVKSMPMCLICKKIVSVLKEYNLRRHYESKHSKSFDQYTEQMRDAILAELKKGLKCQ
- the MED25 gene encoding mediator of RNA polymerase II transcription subunit 25 isoform X4; its protein translation is MEIEPARPVCPAQTWPRARRAAALRRPAPGDAQRRRTSALSTAAAAAAAVAAVAAAARGMVPGSEGPARAGGLVADVVFVIEGTANLGPYFEGLRKHYLLPAIEYFNGGPPAETDFGGDYGGTQYSLVVFNTVDCAPESYVQCHAPTSSAYEFVTWLDGIKFMGGGGESCSLIAEGLSTALQLFDDFKKMREQIGQTHRVCLLICNSPPYLLPAVESTTYSGYTTESLVQKIGEQGIHFSIVSPRKLPALRLLFEKAAPPALLEPLQPPTDVSQDPRHMVLVRGLVLPVGGGSAPGPLQPKQPVPLPPAPPSGASLSAAPQQPLPPVPQQYQVPGNLSAAQVAAQNAVEAAKNQKAGLGPRFSPINPLQQAAPGVGPPFSQAPAPPLPPGPPGAPKPPPASQPSLVSTVAPGPGLAPPAQPGAPSMAGTVAPGGVSGPAPAQLGAPALGGQQSVSNKLLAWSGVLEWQEKPKPASVDANTKLTRSLPCQVYVNHGENLKTEQWPQKLIMQLIPQQLLTTLGPLFRNSRMVQFHFTNKDLESLKGLYRIMGNGFAGCVHFPHTAPCEVRVLMLLYSSKKKIFMGLIPYDQSGFVNGIRQVITNHKQVQQQKLEQQRGLQLRPPQPQPQGTVGASAASGQPQPQGAAQAPPGAPQGPPGAAPGPPPPGPILRPQNPGANPQLRSLLLNPPPPQTGVPPPQASLHHLQPPGAPALLPPHQGLGQPQLGPPLLHPPPAQSWPTQLPPRAPLPGQMLLSGGPRGPVPQPGLQPSVMEDDILMDLI